In Deinococcus misasensis DSM 22328, the genomic stretch GAAGAAGAAGCCCAGGGCGAAGAAGAAGCAGTCGTCCAAGAATAAGTGTGAACCTGACGGGAGTGGGGGGATCACTGCCCCTCACTCCCTGTTGTGTGTTTGCAGCAGGACGATTCAGCCATGTTGACCCTGAACTGAACATCAAGGGGCAACATCAACCCCAGAGCGTGAACCACATCTCATCAAAAAGGAGATCCCAATCATGATGGAGTCCATCAAAAAAGTACGCGAACTGACCGGTGCTGGCATTGTTGACGTGAAAAAAGCCCTGAACGACGCCGAGGGCAACGAAGAAAAAGCTGTGGCCCTGCTGCGCGAGCGCGGCATTGTGAAAGCAGCCAAAAAAGCCGACCGTGAAGCCAAAGAAGGCCTCGTGGCTTTCAAAGTTGCCGAAGACGGCAAGAGCGCTGCCATCGTTGAAGTGAACAGCGAAACCGACTTCGTGGCCCGCAACGCCGACTTCCAGAACCTGGTCAAGCAACTGGCCGAAGCCGCTTTGGGTGCAAAAACCAGCGATCTGGACACCTTCCGCAACGTTGACCTCGGCAACGGCGAAACCGCCGACACCGCTGTCAAAGGTGCCGCTGGAAAAATCGGTGAGAACATCGTCCTCAGCCGCGTGGCCTACCTCGAGTCCGAAGGCGTCATTGGTGCATACGTGCACTCCAACGGCAAAATCGGCGCTCTGGTTGCCCTGACCGGCAGCGACACTGCTGTGGCCAAAGACATCGCCCTGCACGTGGCCGCCGAGCGTCCCCGTTACCTGACCCGCAACGAAGTGGACGGCAGCGCCATCGAAGCCGAGCGTGAAATCCTCACCAACAAAGCCCTCAACGAAGGCAAACCTGCCCAGATCGTTGAAAAAATCGTGGCTGGCCAGCTTGGCAAGTTCTACGAAGAGAACGTTCTGCTGGAGCAGAAATTCGTCAAAGACAACAGCCTGACCGTGGCCAAGTACGCCGGTGACAACACCGTCACTGCTTACGTTCGCTTCGAAATCGGCGCCAAATAATTCAGCAAGCGGGGATTTCCCCGCTTTTTTTCTGTGGTGGAGCCTGTCGAGCCATGCGAAAGAACTGTAGGACAACAAGTGTCCTGACCATTCCATTCGCTTCGCTCAACCAAAAGCACTGCATGTGCTTTCGGTGAACGCAGCAAGCTCCACCCTTTTTAGGGAGGAAATATGGCGTACAAACGGGTACTCCTTAAACTGTCTGGCGAATTTCTGTCTTCTGAAACAGGCTTTGGCATCTCACCAGAGGCCACCAAAGCCCTGGCCAAAGAAATCAAAGCTGCCAGAGATGCCACAGGTGTGGAACTGGCCATTGTGGTGGGTGCAGGCAACCTCTGGCGTGGTGCACGCAACGGTGAAGGCATGGACCCTGCCACCGCAGACTACATGGGCATGATTGCCACTGTGATGAATGCCATCGCCCTGCAAGACGCTCTGGAGCAGGTGGGCCAACCCACCCGTGTTCAGACCGCCATCACCATGAGCCAAGTTGCAGAGCCCTACATCCGCCGCAAAGCCATCCGTCACCTTGAAAAAGGACGTGTGGTGATTTTTGGTGCAGGCACCGGAAACCCCTTCTTCACCACCGACACCACCGCCACCCTGCGCGCTCTGGAAGTCGGGGCAGAAGTGGTCCTGATGGCCAAAAACAAAGTGGATGGGGTGTACTCCGATGACCCCCGCAAGAACCCCGATGCTTACAAAATCGACAGCATCACCCACCGCGAAGTGGTGGCCAAGGGCTTGCAGGTGATGGACGCCACCGCCCTGACCCTCTGTCAGGACAAAGGGCTGCCTCTGGTGGTCTTCGACATCTTCGCTGAAGGCAACCTTGTGCGCTTGCTCAGCGGTGAAAAAGTTGGGACCTTCATTTCCAGCGAAGCGTAAATTCGAAAGCACAAATGCAAGGGCGGGCCAGAGGGCTCGCTTTATTTGTTGCAGAAGGACGAAGGCAAAAGGAAAGCCGAGGGCCAAGGAAGGCTTGGGCTAAAGCGATGAAGGGCGCAGCACGCTGTCTTGTACAAAACAGGAGACCACATGCTGGTCTCCTTGTCCGCTGCGCCCCTACATTCAATTCCCTTGACGATTTCTGCCGTGTAGAACAGCATGCTCTCGGCTCTCGGCTCTCGGCTCTCGGCTCTCGGCAAGGCTTGACAAGTCCTGTCCAATGCGCAACCGTGCCTTCTGCCTTCTGCCTTCTGCCTTCTGCCTTCTGCCTTCTGCCTTCTGCCAAAACCACTGTGCCTTTTCGGGTTTTTCGTCCTGCCCACTTTGGGTATCCTGTTCTTTATGGATTTGACCTACCGTCCCCGCCGTTTGCGTTCCAGCCAGAGCATCCGTGAAATTGTGCGTGAAACCGTGCTGGAGCCGCGCCATTTGCTGTACCCCATGTTCATTGAGGAAGGGGAGGGCATCAAAACCCCTGTGGCCGCCATGCCCGGCATCCACCGTTATTCCATCGATCTGGCCATCGAGCATGCCAGAGAAGCCTGGAACCTCGGCATCAAAGGGGTGGCGCTGTTTCCTGCGATTCCCAACCACCTCAAAGACAAGTTTGGCTCAGAGAGTCACAATCCAGAAGGTCTTTTTGCCCGCACCATTCGTGCCTTCAAAAAAGAGCTGCCAGAGCTTTTGTTGATCACCGATGTGGCTCTGGACCCTTATTCTTCGGATGGACACGATGGCATTGTCTCTGATGCAGGAGAAATCCTCAACGATGAGACCGTAGAGGTGTTGATCAAAATGGCCCTCACGCAGGCCGCTGCGGGTGCAGACATCGTGGCCCCTTCGGACATGATGGATGGTCGGATTGGGGCGCTCAGGCAAGCCCTGGATGAAGCGGGGTTTGAGCGGGTCATGATCATGTCTTACTCCACCAAGTACGCCTCTGCGTATTACGGTCCTTTCCGTACGGCTCTGGACAGTGCGCCCAAAATGGGGGACAAGAAGACCTATCAAATGAACCCTGCCTCGGGTTACCGTGAGGCGTTGCGTGAATCCAGTCTGGATGAAGCCGAGGGAGCAGACTTCCTGATGGTCAAGCCTGCTCTGGCTTATCTGGACGTTTTGCGCGTTGTGCGTGATAACACTCAACTTCCGGTGGTGGCCTACAACGTCTCTGGAGAGTATGCCATGGTCAAGGCGGCTGCCCAGTTGGGCTACATCGATGAACAGCGCATTGTGCTGGAAACGTTAACCAGCATGAGGCGTGCTGGGGCAGATGCCATTTTGACTTATCACGCTCTGGACGCGGCCCGCTGGTTAAAATCGTAAAGGACTTCTTAACAAAGTGGAAAATTTGCTATCCTATGAGAATAAACCGCACTCATAGGGAGCAAAATGGTTTGGTTGATCCTGATTTTTATCGTGAGTGGCTTGCTGTGGTACCGCGCTTCAGAACGTGTTCTGGCGCTTGCCCTGGCCGTGCTCACTCTGCTCTTCGTCACCTACCTGGTCAGTTTCAGTACGGTTGAGCGTGCGCTCACCCCGGCTCTGATTGCCAGCTTCCTGATCGGAACAAGTTTCTACGTCACCCGCTTCGTTCCGGTGAAAGGCCCCAACCGCAAACAAAAACGCAAGCCCAGAGCCAGACTGGTCCGTCAAGGTGGCGAGCTGCAGCTCAACATCCGTGGTTACCAGATTCTGGAACGCATCGGAGAGGGTGGCATGGCTGTGGTGCATCTGGCCCGCCGTCTGGAAGATGAAAAACTGGTGGCCATCAAGGTTCCTCTGGAAAAGCACTTTGGTGACAACAAGGTTTTGCGCCGGTTCGTTCAAGAAGCCGCCACCCTCAAGCGCCTTGAGCACCCCAACATTGTGCGCGTCTTTGACTACAATGCTGAAACCCAGCCCTTTTACATGATCATGGAGTACGTCAAAGGCCAATCTCTGGAAGGGTACATGCTCTCGCAGCCTGTGAGTGTGCCGTCTGTCTTGAGCATTTCCCGTGCTGTGTGCGATGCCTTGCGGTACATCCACTCTCAAGGGTTGGTTCACCGCGATGTGAAGCCTTCCAACATCATGCTGATGCGTGACCAGATCACCCAGGGAGACATTGATGCCTATCAGGTTCGCCTGATGGACTTCGGCATTGCTGTGGGTCAGGCTGTCTCCCGCCTCAGTGTGGGTGGTGGCCGGGTCGGAACCCCCATCTACATGAGTCCCGAGCAGGCCAAGGGGGGCAGTGTGGATGCCCGCAGCGACATTTACAGCCTTGGCATGGTCATGTACGAAATGGCTGCTGGACGCACCCCTTTTGCTGGCAGTTACGATGTGGTGGTTCACCAGCAGGTTTTTGATGTGCCCACCCCTCCCCGCCAGTACAACGTGAGGATTCCCATTGCCCTCAATGACCTGATCATGAAGATGCTGGAAAAGGACCCTTCCAATCGTCCTTCTCTGGATGAAGTGCTGCGCCTGATTGATTCTGGTGATCTGGTGGACACCTCCATCCCCACCCTCCCGAGCACCCTGGTGGTGGTCACCAACAGTGGACAGAACTTCATCCGCGTGCTGGACACCCAGGGGAACCTCTTGCAGGGCATGGGCAACATGGAATCGGGTGTTTTGCCCACTGTTCCGGTGTCCTGCCATTACCTGCCAGACGGCAATTTGCTGGTTGGAGTTGTGGATTACAAAACCGCCAACGCCCCCATGCTGCGCATCCTGAACAGCGACATGGAAATGGTGGGAGGCTTCGCCCCTTATGGTCTGAAAGAAGGGAACCTGCTCAATCTGGTGTCCCTGACGGTCACCCCAGACAAACGCATTTACGCTCTGGATCTGGACACCTGCATGGTGCAGGAATACACCCTTGCAGGTGATTTTGTTCGCAAGTTTGGTGGCCGTGGTGATGGGCAAGGCGTGTTCCGTGAACCCCGCATGGTGGTGGCCAACGAAGAATACGTTTACGTTCTGGACACCCAGTTGCGTGAAGTGCAACGCTTTACGCCAGATGGAACGTATGTGTCCCGAGTGGCGTTCAAGCAGTCCAAAGATGCGCAGGCTTTGCAGGCTCTGGATGGGGTCGGCGTCGATCTGAAAGGCAACTTGCTGGTCAGCGATTCCAGCAGCAGCCGCATCCGTGTGATGAGCCCAGCCGGCAAACCCGTTTCTGCTGTACTGATTGACCCGTGGCATGGCGAGCCCTCTGGAGAACTGCTTCTCGATGTGGACCACGAGGGCAACATCTATGCAGCCCGCAAAGGTGGGCAACTGATCCGCAAATACTCTGCAGATGGTCAACTGATGGGCATGCTGGATGCTTTGGCCCCTGTGCTGGCATTCAGTGTGCGCCGGACAGTGCCTGCTGCTGTCAAAGCCTGAGGCACCAAACAAACGAAAGAGGCTGGAAAACCAGCCTCTTTTTTGTTGTTTGAAATTGCAGGATCTCAGGCCAGACGGGCGGTCAGATACTCACGTTCACCAGAGAGGATCTTTTCAGCGACAGCGAGGTCTTTGGGAAATTCTTTGCCCCGATTGATGAAATGGGTGTCGTAGCGTCCAATGTCCAGTTTGTCCACAAGGTAATTGAGGGCTTGCTGGGCATCAAATTCTTTGCAGGAAAAGATGTCCACGCTGACGAATCCGCGTTTGGGGAAGGTGTGGATGGCGATGTGGGATTCGGCAATGATCACAACACCGGTGTAGCCCGAGTCTTCTTCGGTCAGGCCGTGGTACCCGGTGACGTGCGGAGGCAGCACCACAGTCATGTCGATCTGTCTCGGGAGGTCTTGCAGAATCTCGGTGAGGAGCTCAGGGTTCTGCAGTTTCTCAGAGGCGGCGTGATAACCATCGATCATCAAGTGGGGTCCGAAGCCGAACAGTTCCAAAGTATGCCTCCTTGCTGCCTTCTTTTGGCAACGGGATCAATTATACATGAGTGTTCAAGGAGAGCAAACCTCTTTTAAGGCATTTCCCTGAGAACACGAATCCCAGCAGCAAACAAACAGAATTTATTTTGCAGGATGGGCTGTAGGGTTGGGTTTTTTGAAAGTTCCTCTTCGGGTTTTCTGTACTTATTGAAAACCTGTGAATCTATACAGGGCAGTGGTCGATCCAAAACTGGTGGATAGGTCAGCAAAGCAAAAGATTTGTGTAAAATTTCACAAATGCATGACTTTTTGTCCTTTGTTCAGGCAGCGAAACAAGCCTAGATGAGAGGGCAAATGCATGGACGAATGACCCTCTCATCAAACTCTAAAACAGGGGTAGGCTGAGGTCAGGTCGGCAGTGAACACTGTAGTGTGATCAGAACACCAATTTGGAAAGAACATGCTACACTGTAACGTGTTGTTTAACCGACGTTAAAGGATTCTCAAGGAGGAGAACATGATCGGAGGGTATCGAGGCAAGGAAGGACAGTGGGCATTTGTCCTGCACCGCATTTCGGGGCTGGCCATCCTGCTGTACCTGCTTTTACACATCCTCTCTATCGGGTCGATTGCCATCAGCAGAGAGGCCTATGAGGCTGTGCACAGGGTGGAAAGCCACTGGGCTTTTTCCATCGGATTGGTGCTGGTGACGGCTGGAGTGCTGTACCACTCCCTGAACGGTTTGCGGATCATCCTGATGGATTTCGCTGGCTGGGGCGTCAAGATCCAGAGAGAGCTGTTTTACGTGGTGCTCGTGATCAGCGGTGCAGGTGCGTTGTTTACTGCCATCCTCACCCTGCAGCGCATTCTGGCTGAGCACGGAGGTTGATGATGATTCGCGCAAAACGTTTTGAAGATGCCAAGGCCCAGGCCACCGGCAATGCCGAACTGTTCTGGTGGGTGTTCATGCGCATCAGCGGCATTGTGCTGCTGTTCCTGGTGCTCGGGCACATCTACATGACTTTCATTGCTGTGCCAGAGTACCAATCTGCCAGCTATGAAGCCATCGTGACCAAACTGCAACAGCCCGTCTGGAAGCTGTACAACTGGCTGATCATGGTGCTGGCCGGACTGCACGGTCTGAACGGTGCACGTTACGTGATCGAAGACTACATCACCGACAAAGGCAAGCGTTTCTGGGTGAAGTCGCTGGTCTACACCGTTGCCGGTGTGATTCTTGTGTGGGGCACCATCGGCCTTTACACCTTTAAGCCCGAGCTTTAAGGAGCCAATATGCATCACCGTTACGATGTCCTTGTGGTCGGTGCAGGTGGAGCAGGTCTCATGGCCTCCCTGTACGCCGCGAAAAGCAAAAATGTCTCTGTTGCTGTGATCAGCAAACTCTATCCCACCCGCTCCCACACCGGAGCCGCTCAGGGGGGCGTGGGTGCAGCCCTCGGGAACGTCAACGAGGACCACTGGGAATGGCACATGTTCGACACCATCAAAGGTGGCGACTACCTGACCGACCAAGACGCAGCCGAGATTTTCTCCAAAGACGTGATCGAGGCCGTGTACGAACTCGAACACATGGGATTGCCCTTCAGCCGTCTTCCCAACGGCAAGATTGCCCAGCGCAAGTTCGGTGGTCACACCAAAGAATACGGTAAGTCCGCTGTGGAACGCGCCTGCTACGCTGTGGACCGCACCGGCCACATGATCCTGCAGACCCTGTACCAACAAAACGTCAAAGCCGGAACCACCTTCTACAATGAGTTCCAGGTGCTGGACCTGATCATCGAAGACAGCGTGTGCAAAGGTGTGATTGCTCTGGAGTTGTCCAGCGGCGAAATCCACACCTTCCATGCCAAGTCGGTGATTCTGGCCACCGGTGGTTATGGACGTGTCTTCAAAATCACCAGCAACGCCCTGTCCCTGACCGGCGACCTGATGAGCATTTATTACCGCAAGGGCCTTCCTCTGGAAGACCTCGAGTTCTACCAGTTCCACCCCACTGGGCTGGCCAAACTGGGCATCCTGATCACCGAAGGTGCCCGTGGTGAAGGGGGAATCCTGCGCAACGACAGTGGTGAGCGTTTCATGGAACGCTATGCGCCCACCATCAAAGACCTTGCGCCCCGCGACATGGTGTCCCGCTCCATCTACCGTGAAATCCGTGAAGGACGCGGTGTGGGCAAAGAAAAAGACGCCATCATGCTCGACCTGACCCACCTGCCCAAGGACATCATCGAGAGCCGCCTCCCCGACATCACCGACTTTGCCCGCACCTACTTGGGTGTGGACCCGGTCAAAGAACTGGTGCCGATCCAGCCCACCGCCCACTACGCCATGGGTGGGGTGCCCACCACCATCGACGGTGAAGCCCTCGCCAGTGAAGATGGAACCTTGGTGCGTGGCCTGTACGCCGCCGGAGAAGTGGCTTGCGTGAGCCTGCACGGGGCAAACCGCCTCGGAACCAACTCTCTGGGAGACCTGATCGTGTTCGGACGCCGTGCTGGTCTGGCTGCCGCCAAATACGCCCAGAAAGCCGAATTCGAAACCCTTCCCAACAACCCAGAGGCTTACTCCAAAGGGCTCATCGAGCGTCTGCGCAACGGAAGCGGCACCGACAACGTGGCCAAAATCCGCAAAGAGCTGCAAGACAGCATGATGATGAACGTGGGGATTTTCCGCAACGGCAAAGACATGGAAGCCCAGGTCCAGATCGTCAAGGAACTGCAAGCCCGCTACAAAAATGTCTCGGTCACCGACCCCACCGCCCGTTACAACACCGAACTGGTGGAGGCTCTGGAACTCGGGTTCCTGCTGGACATCGCCGAGGCCATGACCGCCAGCGCCCTGAACCGCAAAGAGTCTCGAGGTGCCCACGACCGCGAAGACTTCACCGAGCGCAACGACACCGAGTGGCTGAAACACACCATGGCTTACCGGGACTTCAACAACCCCGGCAATGTGATCCTGAAGTACAAACCCGTTGTGCTGAAAGGTGAAACCCTGCACTTCGTGCCCAAGCCCCGTGTGTACTAAGGAGACCAGACCTGATGAAAGTCAATGTCAAAGTTCAAAGATTTAACCCCGAGAAAGACAAAAAGCCTTCATGGCAGTCTTTCGCGGTGGAATGTGAACCGGGAGACAGGGTGCTGGACCTCCTCAACCACATCAAGTGGTACATGGACTCCACCCTGACCTACCGCCGCAGTTGCGCCCACGGCATTTGCGGAAGCGACGCCATGCTGATCAACGGTCGCAACCGTCTGGCCTGCAAAATCCTGGTGAAAGACCTCACCAAAGATGGCGGCACCATCACTGTCGAGCCAATCCGCGGTCTGAAAGTGGAACGCGACCTGCTCGTGGACATGGAACCCTTCTTCGATGCCTACCGCGCTGTGATGCCCTTCTTCATCAACGACGATCCCGCCCCCGCAGGTGAACGCCTCCAGAGCGTGGAAGACCGGGCCATCTTCGATGAAGGCACCAAGTGCATCCTCTGCGCCTGCTGCACCACCTCCTGCCCGATCTTCTGGGTCAACGGACGTTATCTCGGTCCTGCCAGCATCGTGCAAGCCCACCGCTTCATCTTCGATTCCCGTGACAAGGGCAGTGACCAGCGTCTGAAAGTGCTGAACCAGAACACCGGCGTGTGGCGTTGCCGCACCGCTTACAACTGCACCGAAGCCTGCCCCCGTGAAATCCCCATCACCGAGCTCATCGAAGAAGTCAAACGCGCAGTGCTTTACCAGAAAGTCTGAGTTTTTGGTTGGCTGTTCGGTCCTCCTCTTTTGAGGGGGACTTTTTTGATGCCGAGGGCCAAGAGCCAAGGGCCGAGGGCAAAAAAGCTTTTGCTCAAGCATTGAGGAGTACGGATCCCCTTGACCCTCATGGCTACGAATTGCTCTCGGCTCTCGGCCTCTGGGCGACGCACGCGTAGCCCCTACAAGGCTCTCGGCCTTGGCTCCCTGAACAGACCAACCTTTCATGTCCCGCCCCTTTTTCGGTATCCTGTATGTCATGTCGCAGGAATTGCACGAACAGACACTGGCACGCCTGAACAACCAGAAGGCGCTTTCTGAACTGGGCTTTGATGCCTATCCTTACAGTTACCCCCAGACCCACCACAGCCAGGACATCCTGAACAAATACCCCGAGATCGAACCCGGCCAGAAATGGGAAGAGGACGAGTACAGCCTCGCTGGTCGCCTGATGACCATCCGTTTCATGGGCAAGGTGGCCTTTGCCGATTTGCACGACGAGCAGGGCAAAATCCAGCTGTACTTCGGCAAGGAAATCCCCAACTTTGCGGGCATCAAGCACCTCGACCTTGGAGACATCATTGGTGTGAAAGGACATCCTTTCGTCACCAAGACCGGTCAACTGACCCTGCACGTCACCGACTGGCAACCTCTGGTGAAAAGCCTGCACCCCCTGCCGGACAAGTACCACGGCCTGCAGGACATCGAGTTGCGTTACCGCCAGCGTTATCTGGACCTGATGACCAACCCCGAGGTCAAAGAAACCTTCAAATTGCGTTCCAGAATCGTGCGTTTCATTCGCAACTTTCTGGATGACCGGGAATTCATGGAGGTGGAAGGTCCCACCATTCAGGCCATTGCTGGGGGCACCGAAGCCAAACCTTTCGTGACCCACCACAACGCCCTGTCCCATGATTTCTTCCTGCGGATTGCTCTGGAGTTGCACCTCAAGCGCCTTCTGGTGGGCGGTTTCGAGAAGGTTTACGAAATTGGTCGGGTGTACCGCAACGAGGGCATCGACCAGACCCACAACCCCGAGTTCACCATGCTGGAACTGTACTGGGCTTATGTGGACTACGAGGACATCATGAAACTCGTGGAGGACCTGTTCTCTGCGCTGGCCCTTTCTGTGAAAGGCAGCACCGAGTTCGAGATTTACGGCAAGCAGGTCAACTGGTCTGCGCCCTTTGCCCGGGTGGATTACGTGGGCAGCCTGAGGGAAAAAGTGCCGGATCTGGACTTTGACCCCCTCGACCTGCCAAAACTGCGCGAGTTCTGCGATGCCCGCTACCCCCAGTGGAAGAAAGTGCCGGACTACAAACTGCTGGACAAACTGTTCGGTGAGTACGTGGAACCCGAGTTGACCAACCCCACCTTCGTGATCCACCATCCTCTGGTGATCAGCCCTCTGGCCAAGAAGCACCGCAGCCTGGAAGGGGTCACAGAGCGTTTCGAACTGTTCGGCATGGGATTTGAGCTGGCCAATGCCTTCAGCGAGCTCAACGACGCTCTGGACCAGCGTCAGCGCTTTGAAAGCCAGACCAAGCGCCGTGAAGCCGGAGACGATGAAGCCCACGAGCAAGACGAGGACTTCCTGAATGCTCTGGAGTACGGCATGCCCCCTGCAGGTGGTCTGGGCATTGGCATTGACCGTCTGGTGATGCTGCTGACCGACAAAGAGAGCATCCGCGATGTCCTACTGTTCCCCCTCATGAAGCCCGAGAAGCAAAAAGCCGTTGAAGAAACCTCTGAATCAACCCCCGAGTAAACCTTCAAATTCAAACAGAAAGAGACGCCCAAAAGCGTCTCTTTTTTGATGGATGTCTCAGGCAGATGGGATTTTGTCTTTGGACTCGGGTTCAGCTTTTGAGGTGAGCTGGTGGTACCACGAGGCGCTCACGATGGACGCCACCACAAAGGACACCCAGCTGAAAAGACCCAGCCATGTGAAGTAGTTCAAGAGGGCCTGTGCCTGCTGTGTGGTCATCTGGGTGAGGTCGGTGGGCAGCTCGGGCTGTTCGATGCGGTCTCCCACCAGATACTGCAGGAAAGCCCAGAGGAAGATCAGGGCCACATGCTTCCAGAGGTCTCCTTTGCGGATCAGCTGGAAATTTTGCTGGAACACCTGCGAAGCCCGCATGTTGGGTTCTGCCAGCAAAAAGACGTACAGAAAGTACAGGGACACCATGGTGTTGACCAGAAGGATCACCACAGGAGGGGTGCCAATGAACACCAGCAAAGTGAAGAAACTGACCAGCAGGTAAATCAGGCTCAGGGCAATGTGCGTGACACTGAAGGTTCCGCTCCAATCAAAGCGGTGGCCTTTTTCGCCTTTGATGCCAGCGTACAGGTAACGTTGCAAAGCGGCCATGCCTGTGCCCAGCAGGATGCCCCCGGACAGGCTGGCCATCAGGCCCACCACAATCGACCAGAACAGGGCCAGAGGCCTCTTGAACAGGATGGTGACAAGGTCAAACAGGGTTTGTCGAATGGAAATCACTGGAGCGCTCACCTCTATCACAGGCCATCATACTATGGCGGTTTGCTGCTTCCATGATGGATGGGTGAGCAAAAAACCCCTCTGACGAGGGGTTTGCAGGCGGAGTTACAGAGGTTTTGGGGCTCAGGCGCTCGGGGTCATGCCCACGT encodes the following:
- the sdhA gene encoding succinate dehydrogenase flavoprotein subunit, with amino-acid sequence MHHRYDVLVVGAGGAGLMASLYAAKSKNVSVAVISKLYPTRSHTGAAQGGVGAALGNVNEDHWEWHMFDTIKGGDYLTDQDAAEIFSKDVIEAVYELEHMGLPFSRLPNGKIAQRKFGGHTKEYGKSAVERACYAVDRTGHMILQTLYQQNVKAGTTFYNEFQVLDLIIEDSVCKGVIALELSSGEIHTFHAKSVILATGGYGRVFKITSNALSLTGDLMSIYYRKGLPLEDLEFYQFHPTGLAKLGILITEGARGEGGILRNDSGERFMERYAPTIKDLAPRDMVSRSIYREIREGRGVGKEKDAIMLDLTHLPKDIIESRLPDITDFARTYLGVDPVKELVPIQPTAHYAMGGVPTTIDGEALASEDGTLVRGLYAAGEVACVSLHGANRLGTNSLGDLIVFGRRAGLAAAKYAQKAEFETLPNNPEAYSKGLIERLRNGSGTDNVAKIRKELQDSMMMNVGIFRNGKDMEAQVQIVKELQARYKNVSVTDPTARYNTELVEALELGFLLDIAEAMTASALNRKESRGAHDREDFTERNDTEWLKHTMAYRDFNNPGNVILKYKPVVLKGETLHFVPKPRVY
- a CDS encoding protein kinase domain-containing protein → MILIFIVSGLLWYRASERVLALALAVLTLLFVTYLVSFSTVERALTPALIASFLIGTSFYVTRFVPVKGPNRKQKRKPRARLVRQGGELQLNIRGYQILERIGEGGMAVVHLARRLEDEKLVAIKVPLEKHFGDNKVLRRFVQEAATLKRLEHPNIVRVFDYNAETQPFYMIMEYVKGQSLEGYMLSQPVSVPSVLSISRAVCDALRYIHSQGLVHRDVKPSNIMLMRDQITQGDIDAYQVRLMDFGIAVGQAVSRLSVGGGRVGTPIYMSPEQAKGGSVDARSDIYSLGMVMYEMAAGRTPFAGSYDVVVHQQVFDVPTPPRQYNVRIPIALNDLIMKMLEKDPSNRPSLDEVLRLIDSGDLVDTSIPTLPSTLVVVTNSGQNFIRVLDTQGNLLQGMGNMESGVLPTVPVSCHYLPDGNLLVGVVDYKTANAPMLRILNSDMEMVGGFAPYGLKEGNLLNLVSLTVTPDKRIYALDLDTCMVQEYTLAGDFVRKFGGRGDGQGVFREPRMVVANEEYVYVLDTQLREVQRFTPDGTYVSRVAFKQSKDAQALQALDGVGVDLKGNLLVSDSSSSRIRVMSPAGKPVSAVLIDPWHGEPSGELLLDVDHEGNIYAARKGGQLIRKYSADGQLMGMLDALAPVLAFSVRRTVPAAVKA
- the pyrH gene encoding UMP kinase — translated: MAYKRVLLKLSGEFLSSETGFGISPEATKALAKEIKAARDATGVELAIVVGAGNLWRGARNGEGMDPATADYMGMIATVMNAIALQDALEQVGQPTRVQTAITMSQVAEPYIRRKAIRHLEKGRVVIFGAGTGNPFFTTDTTATLRALEVGAEVVLMAKNKVDGVYSDDPRKNPDAYKIDSITHREVVAKGLQVMDATALTLCQDKGLPLVVFDIFAEGNLVRLLSGEKVGTFISSEA
- the tsf gene encoding translation elongation factor Ts: MMESIKKVRELTGAGIVDVKKALNDAEGNEEKAVALLRERGIVKAAKKADREAKEGLVAFKVAEDGKSAAIVEVNSETDFVARNADFQNLVKQLAEAALGAKTSDLDTFRNVDLGNGETADTAVKGAAGKIGENIVLSRVAYLESEGVIGAYVHSNGKIGALVALTGSDTAVAKDIALHVAAERPRYLTRNEVDGSAIEAEREILTNKALNEGKPAQIVEKIVAGQLGKFYEENVLLEQKFVKDNSLTVAKYAGDNTVTAYVRFEIGAK
- the speD gene encoding adenosylmethionine decarboxylase, with amino-acid sequence MELFGFGPHLMIDGYHAASEKLQNPELLTEILQDLPRQIDMTVVLPPHVTGYHGLTEEDSGYTGVVIIAESHIAIHTFPKRGFVSVDIFSCKEFDAQQALNYLVDKLDIGRYDTHFINRGKEFPKDLAVAEKILSGEREYLTARLA
- the hemB gene encoding porphobilinogen synthase; translation: MDLTYRPRRLRSSQSIREIVRETVLEPRHLLYPMFIEEGEGIKTPVAAMPGIHRYSIDLAIEHAREAWNLGIKGVALFPAIPNHLKDKFGSESHNPEGLFARTIRAFKKELPELLLITDVALDPYSSDGHDGIVSDAGEILNDETVEVLIKMALTQAAAGADIVAPSDMMDGRIGALRQALDEAGFERVMIMSYSTKYASAYYGPFRTALDSAPKMGDKKTYQMNPASGYREALRESSLDEAEGADFLMVKPALAYLDVLRVVRDNTQLPVVAYNVSGEYAMVKAAAQLGYIDEQRIVLETLTSMRRAGADAILTYHALDAARWLKS
- a CDS encoding succinate dehydrogenase hydrophobic membrane anchor subunit; this encodes MMIRAKRFEDAKAQATGNAELFWWVFMRISGIVLLFLVLGHIYMTFIAVPEYQSASYEAIVTKLQQPVWKLYNWLIMVLAGLHGLNGARYVIEDYITDKGKRFWVKSLVYTVAGVILVWGTIGLYTFKPEL
- a CDS encoding succinate dehydrogenase iron-sulfur subunit, with the translated sequence MKVNVKVQRFNPEKDKKPSWQSFAVECEPGDRVLDLLNHIKWYMDSTLTYRRSCAHGICGSDAMLINGRNRLACKILVKDLTKDGGTITVEPIRGLKVERDLLVDMEPFFDAYRAVMPFFINDDPAPAGERLQSVEDRAIFDEGTKCILCACCTTSCPIFWVNGRYLGPASIVQAHRFIFDSRDKGSDQRLKVLNQNTGVWRCRTAYNCTEACPREIPITELIEEVKRAVLYQKV
- the sdhC gene encoding succinate dehydrogenase, cytochrome b556 subunit, with translation MIGGYRGKEGQWAFVLHRISGLAILLYLLLHILSIGSIAISREAYEAVHRVESHWAFSIGLVLVTAGVLYHSLNGLRIILMDFAGWGVKIQRELFYVVLVISGAGALFTAILTLQRILAEHGG